The window CGGCGCTTGTGAGTGGGTTAATCGGATGGACATCCCCACGTCCATCCAACGGCCAGCGAGGCGGCGGATGTTTTCTAGCTATCAGTCGGCGGACGCGTTTTTTTAGgggattttttattttcctttttttgagagagagagagccagaaCTTGTCCATATCGTTCCCCATCTCATCTACCACATCGGCCCATTTGAGCTTGCGGCCCACGCAAGCAAGGGGTCCGAAGATTACcctaataataataagaagaaaacAAAAGGAAGATAATCCCAATCCGAgctcttctccgccgccgccgccgccgccatgtcccACTTCTTGCGGCGCCTCGCCGGCGTCCCGTGGCGCCAGATCGCCGGGGAGGCCGTCTCCGGCGTCTCGCTAGTGGCGCAGGGCCTCTGCGCCGTCCACGTCTTCAGCGAGCACGTCCTCGGCGTCGCCTTCGTACGCccgccccccacccctccccctccccctctctctcgcgccATGCCCTGACGcgcgctctctctctccctcatcctTGTTGCCGCAGCCGCGGGGCTCCAGCATGCTGCCGGCGCTGAACATGGCGGGGGACGTGCTGCTGACCGACAAGGTGAGCCCGCGTCGCGGGCGGGTGGGGCCGGGGGACGTGGTGCTCCTCCTCTCGCCGGAGGACCCGCGCAAGGTCGTCGCCAAGCGCGTGGTCGGGATGGAGGGCGACGAGGTCACCTACCCCGTCGACGCCGGCAACAGCGACGCCACCAAGACCGTCGTGGTAAGCCAGAGCACCACTAGCAGATTCAGTTTCAGAGCATCAGCTCTAGATATGACAGGCTCATGATTTCAGATCTCCTAGATAGATTCATGGCAGCTCTGGTAT is drawn from Triticum dicoccoides isolate Atlit2015 ecotype Zavitan chromosome 6B, WEW_v2.0, whole genome shotgun sequence and contains these coding sequences:
- the LOC119325108 gene encoding mitochondrial inner membrane protease subunit 1-like, which gives rise to MSHFLRRLAGVPWRQIAGEAVSGVSLVAQGLCAVHVFSEHVLGVAFPRGSSMLPALNMAGDVLLTDKVSPRRGRVGPGDVVLLLSPEDPRKVVAKRVVGMEGDEVTYPVDAGNSDATKTVVVPQGHIWVQGDNIYSSNDSRQFGPVPYGLVKGKMSYRIWPPSRIGSIDPKE